One window of the Thunnus albacares chromosome 3, fThuAlb1.1, whole genome shotgun sequence genome contains the following:
- the LOC122976658 gene encoding uncharacterized protein LOC122976658, with protein MAGLCWVTVMLAFSLSAVNSLAAVDQNRLARIVDGILEEYETKGMFSLAVSIPENQNQNTDQILQEVFRSDPGNNVRNKINNGGVYIGSRVVAAKVLRRLNGGADHAESRVVDHLNRLHNSRNANDMLLFYVYASPCIEKCSSETHHENILRRINHIRQWRSYAVVFSKIFIPKNHEPNTDQQRREALQRLGMYQVNQGSIGLDNIFRCDGPPGQMQCTSCSSDNQVADYCVQFQQPQQGNRKGRFGQGGSGREGGMDEGEGQDEGSSSQRGRMRTL; from the exons ATGGCTGGCCTGTGCTGGGTGACGGTGATGCTGGCCTTCTCCCTGTCTGCTGTAAACAGTTTGGCTGCTGTGGACCAGAACAGGCTTGCAAGAATTGTAGATGGCATCCTGGAAGA GTATGAAACAAAAGGCATGTTCAGTCTGGCTGTAAGCATCCCagagaaccagaaccagaacacGGACCAAATCCTTCAGGAAGTCTTCAGAAGTGACCCTGGTAACAACGTGAGGAATAAGATCAACAATGGTGGTGTGTACATCGGCAGCAGGGTGGTTGCAGCTAAAGTTCTGAGACGGCTCAATGGAGGAGCTGATCATGCAGAGTCACGTGTTGTCGACCACTTGAACCGTTTGCACAACAGTCGCAATGCTAACGATATGTTGCTTTTCTATGTTTATGCCTCCCCGTGTATCGAAAAATGTTCAAGCGAAACACATCATGAAAACATTCTCAGAAGAATAAATCACATTCGGCAATGGCGTAGTTATGCTGTCGTGTTCTCTAAAATATTCATACCCAAAAATCATGAGCCCAATACTGATCAACAACGACGTGAAGCCCTTCAGCGGCTTGGGATGTATCAGGTTAACCAAGGTTCAATCGGTCTAGACAACATATTTCGATGTGATGGACCACCTGGTCAGATGCAGTGCACCAGCTGCTCCAGTGATAATCAAGTTGCAGACTATTGTGTTCAATTCCAACAACCTCAACAAGGCAATAGAAAGGGTCGTTTTGGTCAGGGTGGCAGTGGAAGAGAAGGGGGCATGGACGAAGGAGAGGGCCAGGATGAGGGATCCTCCTCACAAAGGGGCAGAATGA GAACCCTCTGA
- the LOC122976666 gene encoding putative protein TPRXL, whose amino-acid sequence MVVSSPLPDQLRGFLISVKVGSNLFPLNHSFHRTYLPSAKPSAFSPSTPAHSSASSPSTPAHSSASSPSTPSHSSASSPSTPSHSSASSPSTPAHSSAFSPSTPAHSSASSPSTPSHSSASSPSTPSHSSASSPSTPSHSSASSPSTPSHSSASSPSTPSHSSAFSPSTPAHSSASSPSTPSHSSASSPSTPSHSSASSPSTPSHSSASSPSTPSHSSASSPSTPSHSSAFSPSTPSHSSASSPSTPSHSSASSPSTPAHSSASSPSTPAHSSASSPSTPAHSSASSPSTPAHSSASSPSTPSHSSAFSPSTPAHSSASSPSTPAHSASAPSATHAPSSARALSSATI is encoded by the coding sequence TCTCAGTCAAGGTGGGTTCAAATCTGTTTCCCCTGAATCACAGCTTTCACAGAACTTATCTACCCTCTGCCAAACCTTCTGCGTTTTCCCCTTCTACGCCGGCtcattcctctgcctcttccccTTCTACGCCGGCtcattcctctgcctcttccccTTCTACGCCGTCtcattcctctgcctcttccccTTCTACGCCGTCtcattcctctgcctcttccccTTCTACGCCGGCTCATTCCTCTGCCTTTTCCCCTTCTACGCCGGCtcattcctctgcctcttccccTTCTACGCCGTCtcattcctctgcctcttccccTTCTACGCCGTCtcattcctctgcctcttccccTTCTACGCCGTCtcattcctctgcctcttccccTTCTACGCCGTCtcattcctctgcctcttccccTTCTACGCCGTCTCATTCCTCTGCCTTTTCCCCTTCTACGCCGGCtcattcctctgcctcttccccTTCTACGCCGTCtcattcctctgcctcttccccTTCTACGCCGTCtcattcctctgcctcttccccTTCTACGCCGTCtcattcctctgcctcttccccTTCTACGCCGTCtcattcctctgcctcttccccTTCTACGCCGTCTCATTCCTCTGCCTTTTCCCCTTCTACGCCGTCtcattcctctgcctcttccccTTCTACGCCGTCtcattcctctgcctcttccccTTCTACGCCGGCtcattcctctgcctcttccccTTCTACGCCGGCtcattcctctgcctcttccccTTCTACGCCGGCtcattcctctgcctcttccccTTCTACGCCGGCtcattcctctgcctcttccccTTCTACGCCGTCTCATTCCTCTGCCTTTTCCCCTTCTACGCCAGCtcattcctctgcctcttccccTTCTACGCCGGCTCATTCTGCCTCGGCCCCCTCCGCTACCCATGCCCCCTCCTCTGCCCGAGCGCTGTCCTCTGCCACTATCTAA